GTGCATGCTGATGGAGGGCGCTGAAGCAACCCTCCTACAGTGGGGCATGGCCTTCAGCCTTGCCCGGGTAGCGGCATGGCTCGTTCCTGTTTCTTGGGAAGAGCTTGTCGTCGAACAGTTTTCTTTTCGGGGCGTGTGGGTGCATGCTGATGGAGGGCGCTGAAGCAACCCTCCTCCTTGGGGGAATGGCTTTCAGTCTTGCCCAGTGAGTTGGCTCGCAGACTCCCTCTCCTTGCGGCCATCTGGCAAAATGGTTCTTCTTGCGATGAGCTGTGGGTGCTGAAGCCGCCCACACAGGGGAGTGTTTGAGCACGAAAAAGCCCGGGACCTTGCGGGCCCGGGCTTCCGGAGAGGGGTAGTGCTTTTTCTGGATCCCTCTCCGTGGTGCTTACAAAAGCGGTCGAATTCTACAGTGGTGAGCGAGAATCAAGAGACCGCTTCAAAATTGGAATCCGGGAGGGAAGGTGCCGATCGGTCGGATTAATGCCCGATCGGCACCGTTTCCCGGAAGCTCTCTTTCGATCTCCCCGTCTCAGAAGGAACGGGACTGGACGGGAAGACAGGTGAACGAGAACCATGCTTTCATTACAGATAGGATTGAGATTTGAAGTAAGTTGAAAGTGAGACTCAGTGTCAATAGGTTTTTTTGGAAAAGTTTTGGGGGGACGTTGAGAGGTTTTGACGTTGGGACGTTCAGGCGTTCAGAGGTTCAGAGGTTCAGAGGTTCAGAGGTTGAGAGGTTGAGAGGTTGAGAGGTTCAGAGGTTGAGAGGTTTTTAGGTTTTTCGGCTGGGGTGGGTTCTTTTCTCCTAAAACATTCTTGCGAAGAATTGGGGAATCCGGCTCCTTGGAACGTTTGGTATTCTCGCCTAATGTTTCGTTCTATCGCCGGATCTCTCAGTCAGTCGAAGCTCGCTGATCGCTTAAAGCAGTGGGCTTCTACCTTTGCGCGCGAAGAGGACGACTTGGAGCCCCTTCGCTACATAACGGATGAGGAGGAGGAGAGTGCGGAGCCCCCCGTGGCGGAGCGGCAAGCGGATGCGGTCGAAGAGGCGGTGCCGGAGCCGGTGGACCCCGCCAAAGAACGGGAGGCTTTCTGGTCGACCGAATGGGAGCGCATTGAGGAGTGGAACGCCGAGCTGGCGGAGCGGATTGCCCGCCGGGAGCAGCGGAAGACCGATCACGCGAAATGGATGAGCGAATGCCTGGAGCGCGTGGCCGAGGCCTTGCAAGCGCCAGCGGTCCCGGATCCGGAAACCGCAGAAGAGGCGGAGCAGACCGAGGCAGCCCCTGAGGTGGATCCGGCGGAAGTGGTGGCAACCTCGACTCCCGAACCTCTCCCCGAGCCGGTGGAAGGGTATCACTCCGGCGATGTGGATGGTTACTCCATCCCTTCGGTGGAGTTTCTCCGGGCGGCGAACGATTATTCCGATGCGGGGATGTCCGACGAGGAGCTGGAGGAGCAGCAGGCGAGCTTGCAGCAGACTTTTGATAACTTCTCGATCGACGCCATCGTCTGCGATGCCACGGTGGGACCACGGGTGACGCAATACCGGGTGAAGCCGGGTTACGGCGTCCGGGTTGAAACGATTTCGAATTTGGAGAACAACATCGCCCTGGCGATGAAGGCCAATGCCGTCCGTATTCAGGCACCGATTCCCGGGGAGCCTTACGTGGGGGTAGAAGCGCCGAATCCGCGGAGCCGCACGATTACGCTGAAGGAGGCGCTGCTTTCCGAAACCTGGAAAAGCAGCACGGCCAATCTACCGATTGCCCTCGGGATGGACATTACGGGGCAGTTTCAACTTTGCGATCTGGCGAAAGCTCCGCACTTGCTCATCGCCGGTGCGACCGGAAGTGGTAAATCGGTCTGTATCAATAACATCATTCTCTCGCTGCTCTATCGCTTTGAGCCGGGAGAGTTGGAGCTGGTGCTGGTGGACCCGAAGCGGGTGGAGATGGCCATGTACAAAGATCTCCCGCACCTGATTCATCCAGTGGTCGGCGATCCCAAACAGGCCTGCCAGGCCTTGAAGTGGTTGGTGCGGGAAATGGAATCCCGCTACGAAACCCTCGCCGAGCGGCGGGTGCGCAATCTTGCCGGCTACAACGAGAAGGCCCGCAAGGAAGGATTTGCTCCTTTGCCCTACATCGTCCTCATCATCGACGAGATGGCCGATCTGATGATGACCGCCAAGGAGGACGTGGAGACCCCGCTGGCCCGATTGGCCCAGATGTCGCGCGCGGTTGGGATCCATACGATTCTTGCGACCCAGCGGCCGAGTGTGAATGTCATCACCGGGGTCATTAAAGCCAACTTTCCGACGCGCGTGGCTTTCCAGGTATCCTCGCAAATCGACAGCCGGACGATCCTTGATGGCAAGGGTGCAGAAGCGCTGCAGGGAAAAGGGGATATGCTCTACACTCCTCCGGGACAGTCCCGCTTGCGGCGTTTGCAAAGCCCCTTCGTCGACGACGAC
The sequence above is drawn from the Puniceicoccus vermicola genome and encodes:
- a CDS encoding DNA translocase FtsK → MFRSIAGSLSQSKLADRLKQWASTFAREEDDLEPLRYITDEEEESAEPPVAERQADAVEEAVPEPVDPAKEREAFWSTEWERIEEWNAELAERIARREQRKTDHAKWMSECLERVAEALQAPAVPDPETAEEAEQTEAAPEVDPAEVVATSTPEPLPEPVEGYHSGDVDGYSIPSVEFLRAANDYSDAGMSDEELEEQQASLQQTFDNFSIDAIVCDATVGPRVTQYRVKPGYGVRVETISNLENNIALAMKANAVRIQAPIPGEPYVGVEAPNPRSRTITLKEALLSETWKSSTANLPIALGMDITGQFQLCDLAKAPHLLIAGATGSGKSVCINNIILSLLYRFEPGELELVLVDPKRVEMAMYKDLPHLIHPVVGDPKQACQALKWLVREMESRYETLAERRVRNLAGYNEKARKEGFAPLPYIVLIIDEMADLMMTAKEDVETPLARLAQMSRAVGIHTILATQRPSVNVITGVIKANFPTRVAFQVSSQIDSRTILDGKGAEALQGKGDMLYTPPGQSRLRRLQSPFVDDDEINKITDFIREQAPPRYRVELIAEDAPGGGEFAAEGEEGGDPLLMDALAIVATTGKASTSFLQRKLKIGYNRAATLVEELEVRGHIGPQVGSSPREVFVTPSELPR